A stretch of DNA from Halioglobus japonicus:
CGACCAACAAATCGGTGACATTACGCTCGTCGTCTTCACCCAACGATTCGCCCGTGTCCTGCAGGGACTTGGCTGCGTCATAGTCGCGCAGAAAGTTGACTGCGTCGACTACCGTCACCATGGTGTCCAGAGTTGCCACCTCTGATAACGACACGCCGTTTTCGTCAGCAAAGGTGAAGGTTTCCGCTACAGGTAATGGCTCGGAAATACCCGTCGACTCGATCAGCAGATAGTCGAATCTGCCGTCCTGGGCCAACGCCGTCACTTCTTCCAATAAATCTTCACGCAATGTACAGCAGATACAGCCATTGCTCATTTCGACCAATTTTTCTTCGCTGCGGTTTAACGAGACCTCGTTGCGAATGATTTCAGAGTCAATATTGATTTCGCTCATGTCATTGACAATGACTGCCACCCGCTTGCCTTCACGGTTATTTAGAACATGGCTGAGCACGGTGGTTTTACCCGCCCCCAGGAAGCCCGACAATACTGTCACGGGCAGCGTGTTTTCGACATGGGTTTGCATCAGTTCTATCCCCGGCTAATCGGCGCTCAATCCTGCGACGTCAGCAAAACTTAATTCCATGGCCAAGGCGACCATATTGAAGTAGCGCACCTCGGAGGTGGCTACCCGCTCGTCAGCTTTCAATACTGTTATCAGTGCGTTCAGTATCGCGAGGCGCTCAGACTTTGGTAGTTGTGGCGCCATGCGAGCTATGTATTTCTCAAGTGGCGCGGCTTCGTACAGTTTTGAGCGCGCAGCAATCCGAATGTCGCTACTGGCAACGGGCTCTTCCAGCATTTCCTCGAGCGTTTTCTTAACCACCTCAACCTCGACCGGGTGGGTATAAGCGTCCGCATCTGTGGCACGCGCAAGCACCATAAGCAGAAGTTCCCGGTAAATTTCCCGGGACGGCTGGGCATCTTCTCCACCTCCAAAGAAACGTCTTACGTGATCCAGATCGACTAGAGCCATTACTCATTCCTCTACAGATTCATAACAGGCAGACTCTCGCACAGGCACACCAAGCTCTCAAGGAGCAGCAATCGATCAGGACGACTGCCGCTAAGAGAACGGAGGAACGACACACGCGCTATGCCACGATCAGGCTGAACGCGGCAGGTGAAGAGAATGTCTCAACTTAGATGATATAACATATCATTTATTATGGCAGCGATATTAATCGCGTCAAGTGCGCCGGCGTCGCTGGAATTGGAGTGCAGTTGCAAGCAGCGCCTGAATGCTGATCAGGGTGATCTGCAAGGGCACGGGTACTGGGGGAGAGCCCTACTCCGGCGGGACCGTACCGCTTGGCGGCAGCTCGATGCCCTGTTCATCGCTCTCACCGCCTAATACCAGGCCATAGGGTGAGCGAGGATCTGCCTGGGCAGGAATGACTACCGTACCCGCACTGTGGCCGCCATGCTTGGGGGGTAAATGTCACGTCGATAGAACAAGCTTGATTGACGGCGAGGACCTGCCCGGAACAACCGTCGACTGCCAGCGCAAACCCGTCACCGACGGTGAGCGTTCCCAGCGTCTGGGGCGCGGCGCCGTCGTTGATGATCTCCGCTGTCATTGCGGCGCTGGTACCACCCTGAGCCACCAAGCCAAAATCGAGGCTCAGCGGGTTTGCAGTCAGGCTCAAAGGGGCCGGCGGTGCCATATCACTTGCCAGGATCTGAAATTCGGGAAAAAACAACGAAGATGTGGGGCCAGCGCACTGCCAGCTGGGCCCGATGCCGGAGCCCAGGCACTTGTTCACGAAATCGATGGAGCCATTGCCGTCGAAGTCAGTGCCAATACAATAAATAGGGGCAGGCTGTTAATCCACCTGGTTACCGTCGGTAGTGTAAATCGCCGTACCGATGCTGCCGGCGCCATTGCCCGCCGCGATCACGAGGAAATACGAGGTGTCTGCCTGTAAATCGATACTGCCGGTGTATTGGCTAAGCCCAGCAGGGTCGGTGGGACGACTTAGAGCACCCACCGGATTCCCAGGTTGAGCGAATGCGTCCATATCCCAGATTTCGACAACGAAATTTCCGGGCGCCAGCAGATTAACGGCATTGATCTCTACGCCATCCACCCTGAGAAACCGATCATCCGTGACAAAGGGAACAGCAATATAGTCAAGGGAAGATATGGGTTGATAGCCACCCGAACTGGGTTGGTTGAAGTTACCCAGTACGGTATTGGGCAATGCATTCGCTCCCATGCTGACACAGAGGCACAACAATCCCAATGCCAAGTGTTTTACCAAAACGGAACCGCCGCATCGGTTGCCCGTCATGCACACCCCCTGATCGAATTCAAACCTAACTGAACTCACTGTAGCTCAAGAAATCGGCAGGCAAGAGCCCCTGCCTCACGACAGCTAAGTCTCGCTCAGGGCCCAGCTGCGCCGCATACCCAGACGCAGCAGCAGATAAGCCATGAGCCCGGCGGGCCCTGCCATCAGAGTCGCGAACAGCAACGGCGTTGTCAGCCAGTGGTTGATATTCTCGCGCCGCGCATCTCTGACTATCCACGCACCAATGAATAAGTCGAACACCAGATAGTGCACCCAGCCTGCCAAGGCGGCCGAGGGGCTTTGGAACAACAGAATCACCGCCTCGAGGCTGCCAAAGCCCGCCCCTTCTGCCGCCGGAGGGCCGAAAAACAAGGCATAAATATAAACCGGCCCCAGCAGCAAAGGTACCCAAATAGCATGCACTATACGCTGGGTTAGTGGGTGATGGGGCAACAGGAACAACAACAGCCAGGCCGGCAGGACTGCGTAATTACAAATGAGAAACAGCGTATCTAGCGTCATCGAACCATCTCTTGTAATAACGGGCGCGATTCACTGCGTGAATCGCGCCCGCAGGGACTAGAAGCTCAGCGAAAATTCCACGCCGTAGTTTGTTCCCTGGGTGTACTGGCCGAAGGTCACCAACGGCTCAATCCGCACCCGACGTGCGTACACCTCGTCGGTGAGATTGCGACCGAAGGCGGTAATACGGTAGTTAGCCCAGGCGTAGCTCAGGGTCAGGTCGAGGTTCTCAATCGAATCGATGGTGCCCAGTGGGTCGTTATTGAGAATCGTCTCAATCTGGTCCTGATAGCGGTAGGACAGATAGGCGGAGAAATCACCGGGGCCAATTGTGCGCGTGTACGTAGTGGACAATCCAAAGGTATTCTCGGGCGCATTGCGCACGATCAGACCGGAGTTATCCGTGGCGATAGCGTCGCCGTTCAAATCGGCGACAAAGTCATCGTATTCCGCGTCCAGATAGCCGTAGGCTGCGCGCAACGACAGGCTCTCGGTGAGCTGCGCCTGCAGCTCCAGGTCGACACCGAAAATATCGACGGTCGCCGCATTGACCACGTTCGTGGCAACAATACCCGGTGCCGTTTCAATCAATACTTCTTCCTGCTTATCAGAGTAGTCGCTGTAGAACACCGAGGCATTGAAGATCACGCGGCTCTCAAACAGCGTGCTTTTCATGCCTAACTCAAACGTATCCACGAACTCAGGATCATAGGATTCAGCTGTGGAGAAGTCAGTGTTACGACCGAAGTAGCCGCCGCTCTTGAAACCCTCTGCATAGGATGCGAAGAACATGATGTCTTCGCTGTAGTCATAGGAGGCACTGATCTTGGGTGACAACTCGCTCCAGTCGTCACTCAGGTCGGTCCGGGTCAACGCCGGCTGCGACATGGTCAGTGGGTCGTAAAATACGGAGTTGCTGCCGGTAAAGTCTTTCTCTTCATACGTGTAGCGCAGGCCACCGGTAATGGTCCACTTGTCACTGATGAACCAGTCGGCCGAGAGGAAGCCCGCCCAGGCCATGGTGTCCTGGGACTGCTCCGCGTAGCCGATAGTCGTTGGTGTGAAACCCGCACCCCCGGGTACACCGGGCACAATCGAGCCAATCTGGTCTAGCACATAGAACAACTGGTGGGTAGAGAAGTCCTGGGTGTATTCAGATTCCCAGTAGTACACACCTGCAATCACTTCCAGGCTATCGCCAATTTCAGTCGCGAGACGGAATTCCTGGCTGAACTGGTCGTAGGTTTGCTCAAAGCTCAGGAACAGGAAAGGGGCGGAACTGGCGTCATATTCCGAGACAGTGTTTTCTTCCTGATCACGATAGCCGGTAATAGAGGTCAGCACCGCGCCACCGAGATCCCAATCGACCGTCAGAATGCTGGTGTCATACTCGGTATCGTTGGGATTGCGCCCATTCATGGAGTTGTGTTCTTCGTCGCTGCCTTCATCGAAGGCCTCACAACCCTGCTCAGGTCCCCAGGGCACGAACGGTATCGGCGACAGGGTGCAGACCAGGTCTTCCGGCTGGTTGAAGTTCGACCAGGCACCGACATCTGTCTCGTCCTTGTTCTTCTCGTAGTGGAACTTGACGCTCAAATCATCGGTAGGTTGCCCCAACAGCGCAAAGCCATAGGTTTGATAATCGTCGCCGCCCACATCCTTATCGAGTGTCGTGTTGTGGATCCAGCCATCACTGTTAATCGAGTTGGCAAACAGCTTTATGCCAAGGCGGTCTTCGATAATCGGCGCATTGACCACCGCTTTATAGTCTTCCCGCCCCTCACTGCCTACCGTGATGCTTGCGTCAACACCCCAGTCCAGTGTCGGATCGGTGCGGATAACATTGATGACCCCGCCGATGGTGTTGCGGCCGAACAGCGTGCCCTGCGGCCCTCGCAGCACCTCGATGCGTTCGATATCAAAGTTGTTGAGCAACTGACCGCTACTCACCCCCAGGTATACCCCGTCGAGCATGACCCCAATGGCAGGATCAAAGCTCTTGTCGATTTCCTGGTAACTGACCCCGCGAATACTGATGGAGGAGCCACCTGGCACGGTATTGATATTGCGGATAATCACATTCGGGGTAATACCCTGAATGTCTTCGAGCCGGCGGATACTGGGGTCTTTAAGCTCAGAGGTGATTGCGGTCACCGCGATTGGCACATCCTGAACCGATTCGGCGCGCTTGCGGGCCGTCACTATGACCTCCTCTAGCGCGAGACTCTGCTGTTGGGAATGGGCAGTCGATGGCATCACTGCAGCCATCAGGGCCAGGGAGACACTCGCGCCAAGCACGCGGCGAGGGCTAACGAAACGACAAGCTTGCATACACACCTCAGAATCTTATTTGTATTATTTTTGAACAGAATAGCCTCACAATGACAATTAAACAATCCGTTCATCCTGTTTTATTTTCAAAAAGATTGCTCTAGCATGCACAGGTCCGGCGGGATTCGCCCGGCCAAATGCGCCACGCAGCCGCGCGCCGCAAACCCGAGATTCGCGGAGACGATATCTATGAGCCCCACCCTGACTACCCTTGTTGTTATTGTTTTCGGCCTGTTGATAGCGCGCAGATTTTTAGCCCCCGTGTTGGTCGGCCGCTGGATAGCGCGGTTGCGCGCTGACCCTGCCATTGACGAGTACAACGCAGCCAGCGCTTACAGCCAAAGGGGATTTGACCCGGTCCATACCGAGCTCGCGCATGTCGCTCTGCCCATTCAGGGTGAGCTTCCGCCTGACTTGCAAGGCGCATACCTGCGCAACGGCACCAACCGGCAGGTACAGGACAGTCGCTCGCGGCTGCACATGTTCAATGGTGCCGGCATGCTGCATCAAATCCAGTTCCGCGACGGTCAGGCGTGGTACTCAAACACCTTTGTTCGCACACCCAGGTTCGAACATGAGCGCGCCGCCGGACACGAACTCTATCCCGAATTCGGTGATATCGCAGGCAATGGCAAGAAGGGGTTTGCGCGCATCATCAGCAGCGCCATGGCCCAGCGCTTTGGTCTGGCGCCAAAGATGAGTAACGAGACCAGCGCTTCCTCCACCACGGCGATTCAGTACCATCACGGCAAACTTTACGCTCTGCAGGAAACCGCCCATCCCTTTGCGCTGGAGACGCGCATGGAGAACGGCCACCTGGTCATTAGCGGCAAGGGGGCATTTGACGAACTCGACGGCGTGCTCACCGGGCCCTTCACCGCCCACCCGAAGATAGATCCCGCCAGTGGCGATTGGCACTCCTTCAGCACCCACCTGCAAAGCGGCAAAATTTTCTATTCAGTGCTCGCCGCAGGGCAACTGAAGTTTTACCGCGAGATCACCGAGGCCAAGCCCGCCCTGGCTTTCGTCCACGATGGCTTTCTCACCCCTAATGCCGCCGTGTTCCCGGACTTGTCACTACGCTTTGATGGCGGCCAGATGTTCAAGGAGCACGCCAGTCCGTTTTACTATGACCCCGACTATGAGATGCGCTTTGGCGTCATTGATCGCAATGACCCTGAGCACGCGGAGGTGCGTTGGTGCGATACGGGCATGGACGGCCATATCTGGCACACGGTGAATGGCTGGGAGGAAGCCCGCGCTGATGGCGGCGCCGATCTGGTCCTGGTGGCGCCGGTATTTCGCGCCTATCCGAGCAATGTGCCCATTCACTCGCCCCAAGAGCCGCATGCGCACCTGTATAAATTCCGTTTTGACCTGGCCACCGGTGAACGCCGCGACAGCCGCTGCCTGCTGGAACACTTCTATGAGCGCCCCAGCTTCAATACCGCCTGGATAGGCAAGCAGACCCGCTACGCCTACCTGCTCGACGAAGAAGGCGCGGGCGGCGTCATGGCCAGCGGCGTGCTCAAGTACGACATGATCGACGAGCAAGCCGTGGGTGAGTTCAGCTACGGCGACTACCGCGGTGGCGAAGCCTTGTTTGTACCGCGCGAAGGAGCGACGGAAGAAGACGACGGCTATCTGATCGAGCTGCTAATGGCGGACGAGGACGCGGCTGTGCTGGTGCTTGACGCCCGCAACATGACAGAACTGGCCCGGCTACCACTGCCCCAGCGCGTCCCCTACGGTGTCCATGGCTGCTGGCTCGATGCCAGCCAGCTAGAAACCCTGGCCTGATATCGCGATTCTGGAATCTCACGCGGCCCGCTGTGATCAATGCGTGATCAACATAAGCAAGACTTATGTGACCACTTAGTAAATATGAGTTGTGCCGGGGCGGATGGACCTAGAATGACCTTTGCGCAATAGGACTGCCCACAAAGAACAATGGCAAATATCAAGGATCGCTGTGCATCTCCAGCCTGGCGACCACGCCAGAATTTGCCTTCGCTGCGCCACTAGCGACGCAGCCCCGCAGGATGCAGGGCCGACAACATTTAAGCCCAGATGAACGCTGCTTCCGGCCTGGTCATAGCTCGGACAAAACTGACCACTGCACAACCGCCACAACCAGAGCTCTTCCACTTGTTACACGAATGCGTGTACCCTTGATCAATTAATCAGCCGACCAATACCCCAACCCTGTGATTTCCGCCCTCAAACAAGCTCAATCCGCGCGCATTTTTGCGCTGCTGGCGCTGCTGCTTGTGGCGGGCATGCAATCGGTTGAAGTCGCACATGGCCATTTCGAACCTAGTGAAGAGGTCGAATGTTTGGTCTGCGACACCTGTTCCCTGCTGGCGGTCACAACACCGGCGGTCACACCCCTCTCTGTTTTCCAAGCGGCGACGACTGGCAGTGACACTACGCTCGCTGCTTATCAGGCACTGACTCGCCACTACGACGGCCGCGCACCCCCTCACTTTTCCTGAAATAGCCCCTTTTTTACTATTTTTTCAGGAGAGAACCATGAAGCGTTTGATATGCCTCGCAGTCGCTGCTGCGTCCGCGTCGGTCGCAGCCGAAGACCGTACCCTCGAGCACGTGCTCGTTTCCGTGCCCATTCACAAACAGGAGGCGGACACCGCCCTGCCCGTCACCATTCTCAGCGGTGACGAATTGCGCCGCCAGGCCGCCACGACCATTGGCGAAACTCTCGGCAACCGTGCCGGTATCGCCAATTCCACCTACGGACCGGGCGTCGGCCGACCCGTGATTCGCGGCCAGCAGGGCCCGCGCGCCATTACCCTGCAGAACAATATTCTGTCTGCTGATGTCTCCAGCCTGAGCCCGGATCATTCTGTGAATGTTGAAGCGCTGACCGCCGAGAGCATCGAGGTTTTGCGCGGCCCCTCCACCCTGTTGTATGGCGGTGGCGCTATTGGCGGCGTCGTCAACGTCATCGACAACCGTATTCCACGCCAGCCGGTCGATGGCATCGACGGAGCGGTTGAGTATCGCTATGACGACGCGTCCGACATGGACGCGGGCGTCTTCATGGTGGAAGCCGGTCTTGGGAATTTCGCCTTCCACCTCGATGGCACGACGCGCGAGACCAGTGATCTCGATATTCCCGGCATGGCCATTGATGAGGCGGCGCTGGAAGCTCAGGAAGAACTGCTTGGACATCATGACGAACATCACGATGACGAACACGGTGATGAACACAACGAACATGATGAACACGGTGAAGACGAGGTCGAGAACACCGACGGCTATATCGCCAACACCGACAGTGATACCGACGTCCTCACGGGTGGCTTCAGCTTCCACTTTGGCCAGGGCAGCTTTGTCGGCCTATCCGTCAGCCACCTGGAAAGTGAATATGGCATTCCACCGGGCACCCATGACCACGACCATGGCCACGACGAAGAGCACGAGGAACATGGCGAGGAACACGATGACCACGACGAGCACGGCGAAGAGCATGATGAGCACGACGAGCACGACGAGCACGGCGATGAACATGACGAGCACGAGCATGGCGAAGAAGAAGAGGAAGTCATCCGCCTCGATATGGAGCAGACCCGCTACGACGCCATGCTGCACCTGCAAAACCCATCGGACAGTATTGAGGCCGTGCGTGGTTTCCTGACCTATACCGACTACGAACATGCCGAACTCGAAGGCGTAGAGGTAGGCACCATGTACAACCGCGAGACCTGGGAAACCCGCCTGGAGATGGTTCACGACGCGTTCCTGGGCAACAACGGTGTGATCGGCCTGCAATATCGCGCCGACGAGTTTGAAGCCGCCGGCGAGGAGGCCTACGTACCCAAGACCGACAGTTCAGAGCTGGGTCTGTTCCTGCTGGAGGACTTCCACAGTGGTGACTGGATCTACGAGGCAGGCCTGCGCGTTGACCTGGTGGAGCGCGACCCGGACGCGGCAAACGCCTCCGAAGAAGACTTCACCAGCTACTCGATCTCCGGTTCCGCACTCTGGCAGTTCAGTGACACCTGGCAGGCCGGTGTTTCACTGTCGCGTTCTGCGCGTGCTCCGGCCACTGAAGAGCTGTTTTCCAATGTTGACGCGATGGATCCAGAGGAATACGTGACGCACGCGGCCACAGGCATCATTGAGGTCGGTGACCCTGATCTGGATGAAGAAGTGTCAGTCAATGCTGACCTCGCCCTGCAGTGGCACGCGGGTGAATCCTGGGCAGAGCTGGCGTTCTTCTACAACACCTTCTCCGACTATATTTTCCTGCTCAACAGCACCGAGGAAGTCGACGAAACCGCCATCTACTTTTACGAGCAAGAGGATGCGGATTTCTACGGTGTCGAACTGGAAAGCGAATTCCATCTGACGGAAGTTGGCGGTGGCGCACT
This window harbors:
- a CDS encoding TonB-dependent receptor, with the translated sequence MTARKRAESVQDVPIAVTAITSELKDPSIRRLEDIQGITPNVIIRNINTVPGGSSISIRGVSYQEIDKSFDPAIGVMLDGVYLGVSSGQLLNNFDIERIEVLRGPQGTLFGRNTIGGVINVIRTDPTLDWGVDASITVGSEGREDYKAVVNAPIIEDRLGIKLFANSINSDGWIHNTTLDKDVGGDDYQTYGFALLGQPTDDLSVKFHYEKNKDETDVGAWSNFNQPEDLVCTLSPIPFVPWGPEQGCEAFDEGSDEEHNSMNGRNPNDTEYDTSILTVDWDLGGAVLTSITGYRDQEENTVSEYDASSAPFLFLSFEQTYDQFSQEFRLATEIGDSLEVIAGVYYWESEYTQDFSTHQLFYVLDQIGSIVPGVPGGAGFTPTTIGYAEQSQDTMAWAGFLSADWFISDKWTITGGLRYTYEEKDFTGSNSVFYDPLTMSQPALTRTDLSDDWSELSPKISASYDYSEDIMFFASYAEGFKSGGYFGRNTDFSTAESYDPEFVDTFELGMKSTLFESRVIFNASVFYSDYSDKQEEVLIETAPGIVATNVVNAATVDIFGVDLELQAQLTESLSLRAAYGYLDAEYDDFVADLNGDAIATDNSGLIVRNAPENTFGLSTTYTRTIGPGDFSAYLSYRYQDQIETILNNDPLGTIDSIENLDLTLSYAWANYRITAFGRNLTDEVYARRVRIEPLVTFGQYTQGTNYGVEFSLSF
- a CDS encoding ABA4-like family protein, with product MTLDTLFLICNYAVLPAWLLLFLLPHHPLTQRIVHAIWVPLLLGPVYIYALFFGPPAAEGAGFGSLEAVILLFQSPSAALAGWVHYLVFDLFIGAWIVRDARRENINHWLTTPLLFATLMAGPAGLMAYLLLRLGMRRSWALSET
- a CDS encoding carotenoid oxygenase family protein produces the protein MSPTLTTLVVIVFGLLIARRFLAPVLVGRWIARLRADPAIDEYNAASAYSQRGFDPVHTELAHVALPIQGELPPDLQGAYLRNGTNRQVQDSRSRLHMFNGAGMLHQIQFRDGQAWYSNTFVRTPRFEHERAAGHELYPEFGDIAGNGKKGFARIISSAMAQRFGLAPKMSNETSASSTTAIQYHHGKLYALQETAHPFALETRMENGHLVISGKGAFDELDGVLTGPFTAHPKIDPASGDWHSFSTHLQSGKIFYSVLAAGQLKFYREITEAKPALAFVHDGFLTPNAAVFPDLSLRFDGGQMFKEHASPFYYDPDYEMRFGVIDRNDPEHAEVRWCDTGMDGHIWHTVNGWEEARADGGADLVLVAPVFRAYPSNVPIHSPQEPHAHLYKFRFDLATGERRDSRCLLEHFYERPSFNTAWIGKQTRYAYLLDEEGAGGVMASGVLKYDMIDEQAVGEFSYGDYRGGEALFVPREGATEEDDGYLIELLMADEDAAVLVLDARNMTELARLPLPQRVPYGVHGCWLDASQLETLA
- a CDS encoding choice-of-anchor R domain-containing protein, giving the protein MPNTVLGNFNQPSSGGYQPISSLDYIAVPFVTDDRFLRVDGVEINAVNLLAPGNFVVEIWDMDAFAQPGNPVGALSRPTDPAGLSQYTGSIDLQADTSYFLVIAAGNGAGSIGTAIYTTDGNQVD
- a CDS encoding TerB family tellurite resistance protein, which encodes MALVDLDHVRRFFGGGEDAQPSREIYRELLLMVLARATDADAYTHPVEVEVVKKTLEEMLEEPVASSDIRIAARSKLYEAAPLEKYIARMAPQLPKSERLAILNALITVLKADERVATSEVRYFNMVALAMELSFADVAGLSAD
- a CDS encoding TonB-dependent receptor — its product is MKRLICLAVAAASASVAAEDRTLEHVLVSVPIHKQEADTALPVTILSGDELRRQAATTIGETLGNRAGIANSTYGPGVGRPVIRGQQGPRAITLQNNILSADVSSLSPDHSVNVEALTAESIEVLRGPSTLLYGGGAIGGVVNVIDNRIPRQPVDGIDGAVEYRYDDASDMDAGVFMVEAGLGNFAFHLDGTTRETSDLDIPGMAIDEAALEAQEELLGHHDEHHDDEHGDEHNEHDEHGEDEVENTDGYIANTDSDTDVLTGGFSFHFGQGSFVGLSVSHLESEYGIPPGTHDHDHGHDEEHEEHGEEHDDHDEHGEEHDEHDEHDEHGDEHDEHEHGEEEEEVIRLDMEQTRYDAMLHLQNPSDSIEAVRGFLTYTDYEHAELEGVEVGTMYNRETWETRLEMVHDAFLGNNGVIGLQYRADEFEAAGEEAYVPKTDSSELGLFLLEDFHSGDWIYEAGLRVDLVERDPDAANASEEDFTSYSISGSALWQFSDTWQAGVSLSRSARAPATEELFSNVDAMDPEEYVTHAATGIIEVGDPDLDEEVSVNADLALQWHAGESWAELAFFYNTFSDYIFLLNSTEEVDETAIYFYEQEDADFYGVELESEFHLTEVGGGALALGLRGDMISGEFDSSGDVPRLPPLRLGASLSWTGDAFSTWVSVLDAADQDNPGDFETETDGYTRWDMGADYRWTFSDNSDLLVFLKWKNIGDDEIRLSTSFLRNYAPEAGESVEAGIRLRF